A single region of the Sandaracinaceae bacterium genome encodes:
- a CDS encoding NAD(P)H-binding protein: MTILINTPNGNIGRPLAEALLAAGESLVLIQRDASKVADLAARGAKVVEGSVDDPVTLARAFEGVDAVFWLTPPTYRPDFHDWAVQTAKAAAAAAQKHGVSRAVVLSSVGAHNDGNGPVSIMRHVEDAFRAALPNVLALRPAYFMENFLGNVASFRDEGAWYMPVAGDKKMPLVATRDIAAVAAEELRAPFVGHRYRGVHGPADVSMNEVAQALTGVLEKPVAFVSVPLDAALGAMRESGAPDFVVDLFRGLLEGLSNGRMDPAEPRDASTTTPTSIATFAREVLRPAVAG, encoded by the coding sequence ATGACCATCCTCATCAACACCCCCAACGGCAACATCGGACGTCCTCTCGCCGAGGCCCTGCTCGCGGCTGGCGAGTCCCTCGTCCTCATCCAGCGTGACGCCAGCAAGGTGGCCGACCTCGCCGCGCGCGGCGCCAAGGTGGTGGAGGGCAGCGTCGACGACCCGGTCACGCTGGCGCGCGCCTTCGAGGGCGTGGACGCGGTGTTCTGGCTCACGCCGCCCACCTACCGGCCGGACTTCCACGACTGGGCCGTGCAGACGGCCAAGGCGGCAGCCGCGGCGGCGCAGAAGCACGGCGTCTCCCGTGCGGTGGTGCTCTCGAGCGTGGGCGCACACAACGACGGCAACGGTCCCGTCAGCATCATGCGGCACGTGGAGGACGCGTTCCGCGCCGCGCTGCCCAACGTGCTGGCCCTGCGCCCCGCCTACTTCATGGAGAACTTCCTCGGCAACGTCGCGTCGTTCCGCGACGAGGGCGCTTGGTACATGCCCGTCGCGGGGGACAAGAAGATGCCGCTGGTCGCCACCCGCGACATCGCCGCGGTCGCCGCGGAGGAGCTGCGCGCGCCGTTCGTGGGGCACCGCTATCGGGGCGTGCACGGCCCGGCCGACGTGTCCATGAACGAGGTGGCCCAGGCCCTGACGGGCGTGCTGGAGAAGCCCGTGGCGTTCGTCTCGGTCCCGCTCGACGCGGCGCTCGGGGCGATGCGCGAGTCGGGCGCGCCGGACTTCGTGGTGGACCTGTTCCGCGGCCTGCTGGAGGGGCTGAGCAACGGCCGCATGGACCCCGCCGAGCCGCGGGACGCGTCGACGACCACGCCCACGAGCATCGCGACGTTCGCGCGCGAGGTGCTGCGCCCGGCGGTGGCCGGCTGA
- a CDS encoding type II toxin-antitoxin system HipA family toxin, which yields MSAPDETLTVFHGETVVGELTRDADERLRFEYAPAWLDVGFGISASLPLTPVPHAGTFFANLLPEGDVRTLVARRLGVSAGNDLELLRALGGDCAGALSLGEPGSPEHAYDELDPEELVTWMDEGTPALSHTAGRAGTRLSLAGAQDKLPVRLSDDGRLLLPRGRAASTHILKFENRRFKHLVANELLTMRFAAALGLPTCQTSAREFDGRRALVVARYDRHIDSDGHVQRLHQEDLCQALGLPPTRKYESEGGLSFATCYHAVQRRSHAPLPDARALLDWMVFCALAGNADGHGKNLSMVRSSRGAWQLAPFYDLVCTGAYPRLSQSLAMTVGATADPCFIRGRDWAELARDMRASPRFVKQRVGDLLERAPDVFETVASAVDAELGRSPVLQLARRRMRKNVRSLRARLAE from the coding sequence ATGAGCGCTCCTGACGAGACCCTGACCGTCTTCCACGGCGAGACGGTCGTGGGCGAGCTGACGCGGGACGCCGACGAGCGGCTGCGCTTCGAGTACGCCCCTGCGTGGCTGGACGTGGGCTTCGGCATCTCGGCCAGCCTCCCCCTGACGCCAGTCCCGCACGCGGGGACGTTCTTTGCCAACCTCTTGCCCGAAGGCGACGTCCGCACGCTGGTTGCGCGCCGGCTGGGGGTCTCGGCGGGCAACGATCTCGAGCTGCTGCGCGCGCTGGGCGGCGACTGCGCGGGCGCACTGTCTCTGGGTGAGCCGGGGTCGCCCGAGCACGCCTACGACGAGCTCGACCCCGAGGAGCTGGTCACGTGGATGGACGAGGGCACGCCGGCGCTGTCGCACACCGCGGGGCGCGCTGGCACGCGGCTGTCGCTCGCGGGTGCGCAAGACAAGCTGCCCGTGCGCCTCTCCGATGACGGTCGCCTCCTGCTCCCCCGCGGTCGCGCCGCGAGCACGCACATCCTCAAGTTCGAGAACCGGCGCTTCAAGCACCTCGTGGCGAACGAGCTGCTCACCATGCGCTTCGCCGCCGCGCTGGGGCTGCCCACCTGCCAAACCTCGGCGCGCGAGTTCGACGGGCGACGCGCGCTGGTGGTGGCGCGCTACGACCGCCACATCGACAGTGACGGCCACGTGCAGCGCCTGCACCAAGAGGACCTGTGCCAAGCGCTCGGTCTCCCGCCCACCCGCAAGTACGAGAGCGAGGGCGGTCTCTCGTTCGCGACGTGCTACCACGCCGTGCAGCGCCGCAGCCACGCCCCCCTGCCGGATGCGCGCGCGCTGCTCGACTGGATGGTGTTCTGTGCGCTGGCCGGCAACGCCGATGGGCACGGCAAGAACCTGTCGATGGTGCGCAGTTCGCGCGGCGCGTGGCAGCTGGCACCTTTCTACGACCTGGTGTGCACCGGCGCGTACCCGCGTCTGTCTCAGTCGCTGGCCATGACGGTGGGCGCCACCGCCGACCCGTGCTTCATCCGCGGGCGCGACTGGGCAGAACTGGCGCGTGACATGAGGGCTTCCCCCCGCTTCGTGAAGCAGCGCGTGGGCGACCTGCTCGAGCGCGCACCGGACGTGTTCGAGACGGTGGCCAGCGCGGTCGACGCCGAGCTCGGTCGCAGCCCCGTGCTCCAGCTCGCGCGCCGGCGCATGCGGAAGAATGTCCGCAGCCTGCGCGCGCGCCTGGCCGAGTAG
- a CDS encoding LysR family transcriptional regulator, with protein sequence MDHARLAQTNLNLLVTLDVLLETRSVTRTAERLGVTVSAVSHGLRALREHFDDPLFVRTRRGLEPTPRALGLLGPLRQGLRTLDQTLEDDPRFDPATSTRTFTLATTDYVGTVLGGPLMRTLVAEAPRVTLDVRGLRDTEVGVQLERGEVDVAIYPDFAQVGAVKQRRLFDDGFACLVRQDHPRVGKRLSLATYVELPHALISPQGSGPSIVDKQLAERGLSRHIAFRVQSFLAAPLVVAESDLVLTAPTLLVRTFARHAGVRVVPPPLAVRRFPLNLFWHERVDRDPAHAWLRARIVEAARLVAKSGR encoded by the coding sequence ATGGACCACGCGCGCCTCGCCCAGACCAACCTCAACCTGCTCGTCACGCTCGACGTGCTGCTCGAGACGCGCAGCGTCACGCGCACGGCGGAGCGCTTGGGGGTGACGGTGTCCGCGGTGAGCCACGGGCTGCGCGCCCTGCGCGAGCACTTCGACGACCCCCTCTTCGTGCGCACGCGCCGCGGCCTCGAGCCCACGCCGCGCGCGCTGGGGCTGCTGGGCCCGCTGCGCCAGGGGCTGCGCACGTTGGACCAGACGCTGGAGGACGACCCGCGCTTCGACCCGGCCACCAGCACGCGCACCTTCACCCTGGCCACCACGGACTACGTGGGCACGGTGCTCGGGGGCCCGCTCATGCGCACCCTCGTCGCAGAGGCTCCGCGCGTCACGCTCGACGTCCGCGGCCTGCGCGACACGGAGGTGGGGGTGCAGCTGGAGCGCGGCGAGGTGGACGTGGCCATCTACCCCGACTTCGCGCAGGTGGGCGCGGTGAAGCAGCGGCGGCTGTTCGACGACGGCTTCGCCTGCCTGGTGCGACAGGACCACCCGCGCGTGGGCAAGCGCCTGTCGCTCGCCACCTACGTGGAGCTCCCCCACGCGCTCATCAGCCCACAGGGCAGCGGGCCGAGCATCGTCGACAAGCAGCTGGCCGAGCGCGGCCTGTCGCGCCACATCGCGTTCCGGGTGCAGAGCTTCCTCGCCGCGCCCTTGGTGGTGGCCGAGTCCGACCTGGTGCTCACGGCGCCCACGCTCTTGGTGCGCACCTTCGCGCGGCACGCCGGCGTGCGCGTGGTGCCCCCTCCCCTCGCGGTGCGCCGCTTCCCGCTGAACCTCTTCTGGCACGAGCGCGTGGACCGCGACCCGGCCCATGCGTGGCTGCGCGCGCGCATCGTCGAGGCGGCCCGGCTGGTGGCCAAATCCGGTCGCTGA
- a CDS encoding alpha/beta hydrolase, with amino-acid sequence MLWRLCWALIVMLALGCDAPIRVSPPDLPPPEPLALMPEPAPLDLPVAAVFYEDIAYGPDTRHRLDLLLPADLAPGERVPLVLYAHGGGFTHGGKHTAYVGSVPNDIRRYLAARVAFGAVNYRLLARADRDGVAKPMRDVARAVQFLRAHAAQLQLDPERFAMQGVSAGAGTALWLGAHEDLADAWSDDLIARQSTRLRAVALSSTQATYDVLAWDPVVFPDWSVDVLHLAELVGGEAVVRSFYGVDDLAALESDAVIAYRHDVDMLAWISADDAPVWVGNYQDRASYPLSWDSLLHHAHHARAVYDAANAAGLEVVAYVPALGLSPETPETRAEFLLRHLLGQGAQP; translated from the coding sequence ATGCTGTGGCGGCTCTGCTGGGCCCTCATCGTCATGCTCGCGCTCGGCTGCGACGCACCCATCCGCGTGTCCCCGCCCGACTTGCCCCCGCCGGAGCCCCTTGCGTTGATGCCCGAGCCGGCGCCCCTCGACCTGCCCGTCGCGGCGGTGTTCTACGAGGACATCGCGTACGGGCCCGACACGCGCCACCGCCTCGACCTGCTGCTCCCAGCGGACCTCGCGCCCGGCGAGCGCGTGCCCCTCGTCCTCTACGCACACGGCGGAGGGTTCACGCACGGGGGCAAGCACACGGCCTACGTCGGAAGCGTGCCCAACGACATCCGTCGCTACCTGGCTGCGCGGGTGGCCTTCGGCGCCGTGAACTACCGGCTGCTCGCGCGCGCGGACCGCGACGGCGTGGCCAAGCCGATGCGAGACGTCGCGCGGGCCGTCCAGTTTCTGCGGGCCCACGCCGCGCAGCTCCAGCTGGACCCAGAGCGCTTCGCCATGCAGGGGGTGTCGGCGGGTGCGGGCACGGCGCTCTGGCTCGGCGCGCACGAGGACCTCGCCGACGCGTGGTCCGACGACCTCATCGCGCGCCAGAGCACCCGCCTCCGCGCGGTGGCGCTGAGCTCGACGCAGGCCACGTACGACGTGCTGGCCTGGGACCCCGTGGTCTTCCCCGACTGGAGCGTCGACGTGCTGCACCTGGCGGAGCTGGTGGGTGGTGAGGCCGTGGTGCGCTCGTTCTACGGTGTCGACGACCTGGCCGCGCTGGAGTCGGACGCGGTGATCGCGTACCGACACGACGTGGACATGCTCGCGTGGATCAGCGCGGACGACGCGCCGGTGTGGGTGGGCAACTACCAGGACCGCGCCTCGTACCCGCTCAGCTGGGACAGCCTGCTGCATCACGCGCACCACGCGCGCGCCGTGTACGACGCGGCCAACGCGGCCGGCCTCGAGGTCGTGGCATACGTGCCGGCGCTGGGGCTCTCGCCCGAGACGCCCGAGACGCGCGCGGAGTTCCTGCTGCGCCATCTGCTGGGGCAGGGCGCGCAGCCGTAG
- a CDS encoding GntR family transcriptional regulator, producing the protein MTVASDIERTLLRRILRGEYEPGTRLPTVRQLAIEFGTTIPTIQRTIARLEAQGLIRARQGSGLLVLDPKANGNINLLSDWFDALWDQPTRATDLLDQVLTIRVAISMALVDLMPPPTPELAVGFSEVMTAEGVEAIRDADVRFSQQMLEHAGNFAITILFNTVEHLVRTVDGLAYAFYADAALHRRTLTAFLEHSIQHSEESRKKLHAALVEWNAAATGRFRAYREMALTERRAREQPTEAPKKPKKRGGRGARA; encoded by the coding sequence ATGACCGTTGCCAGCGACATCGAACGCACCCTGCTGCGCCGCATCCTGCGCGGGGAGTACGAGCCCGGGACGCGGCTCCCCACGGTGCGGCAGCTGGCGATCGAGTTCGGCACCACCATCCCCACCATCCAGCGCACCATCGCGCGGCTCGAGGCGCAGGGGCTCATCCGCGCCCGTCAGGGCAGCGGGCTGCTGGTGCTGGACCCCAAGGCCAACGGCAACATCAACCTGCTCTCGGACTGGTTCGACGCGCTGTGGGACCAGCCGACGCGCGCTACGGACCTGCTGGACCAGGTGCTCACCATCCGCGTGGCCATCTCCATGGCGTTGGTGGACCTCATGCCGCCCCCCACGCCCGAGCTGGCGGTGGGCTTCTCGGAGGTCATGACGGCCGAGGGGGTCGAAGCCATACGCGACGCAGACGTGCGCTTCTCGCAGCAGATGCTGGAGCACGCCGGGAACTTCGCGATCACCATCCTGTTCAACACCGTGGAGCACCTCGTGCGCACGGTCGACGGGCTGGCCTACGCGTTCTACGCAGACGCCGCGCTGCACCGGCGAACGCTGACCGCGTTCCTGGAGCACTCCATCCAGCACTCGGAGGAGTCTCGGAAGAAGCTGCACGCGGCGCTGGTGGAGTGGAACGCCGCCGCCACGGGGCGCTTCCGGGCGTATCGCGAGATGGCGCTGACGGAGAGGCGCGCGCGGGAACAGCCCACCGAGGCGCCGAAGAAGCCGAAGAAGCGCGGTGGCCGCGGCGCTCGCGCGTAG